Proteins from one Stenotrophomonas aracearum genomic window:
- a CDS encoding MlaE family lipid ABC transporter permease subunit, translating into MPFVESTRSLGRAGLFSLTVLRGSLPTRDFLAELTREIYKIGARSLPIIAVGGAFVGLVLTLQGYRTLTTFGAADALSTLLGLSLYRELAPVLTALLFIGRAGSSIAAELGLMRATDQIKALELMAIDPVAKVVAPRFWAAVLTVPLLTGIFCSLAISASYFEAVHVLGLDNGVFWSALSNSVDFWDDFGVAMLKSAIFGGTAALVASYVGFHAEPTIEGTSVATTRAVVNASLLVLMFNFVLSAMLFR; encoded by the coding sequence ATGCCGTTCGTTGAAAGCACCCGCTCACTGGGCCGGGCCGGCCTGTTCTCGCTGACCGTCCTGCGCGGTTCGCTGCCAACCCGTGATTTCCTGGCCGAGCTGACCCGCGAGATCTACAAGATCGGCGCGCGTTCGCTGCCGATCATCGCCGTGGGCGGTGCATTCGTGGGCCTGGTGCTGACCCTGCAGGGCTACCGCACGCTGACCACCTTCGGCGCCGCCGATGCGCTGTCCACGCTGTTGGGCCTGTCGCTGTACCGCGAGCTGGCGCCGGTGCTGACCGCGCTGCTGTTCATCGGCCGCGCCGGCAGCTCGATTGCCGCCGAGCTGGGGTTGATGCGCGCCACCGACCAGATCAAGGCGCTGGAGCTGATGGCGATCGACCCGGTCGCCAAGGTGGTGGCGCCGCGCTTCTGGGCGGCGGTGCTGACCGTGCCGCTGCTGACCGGCATCTTCTGTTCGCTGGCGATCAGTGCCAGCTACTTCGAAGCGGTGCACGTGCTTGGCCTGGACAACGGCGTGTTCTGGTCGGCGCTGAGCAACAGCGTGGACTTTTGGGACGACTTCGGCGTGGCAATGCTGAAGTCGGCCATCTTCGGCGGTACCGCCGCGCTGGTCGCTTCGTACGTGGGCTTCCACGCCGAGCCGACCATCGAAGGCACTTCGGTAGCGACCACGCGCGCGGTGGTGAACGCCTCGCTGCTGGTGCTGATGTTCAACTTCGTGCTGTCGGCGATGCTGTTCCGCTGA